In a genomic window of Pseudoxanthomonas indica:
- the ykgO gene encoding type B 50S ribosomal protein L36 — protein sequence MKVLSSLKSAKARHRDCKVVRRRGKVFVICKSNPRFKARQR from the coding sequence ATGAAGGTCCTGTCCTCCCTGAAGTCGGCGAAGGCCCGTCACCGCGACTGCAAGGTCGTCCGCCGCCGCGGAAAGGTCTTCGTGATCTGCAAGTCCAACCCGCGTTTCAAGGCGCGTCAGCGCTAA
- the cmk gene encoding (d)CMP kinase, with protein MTEAAPVLTIDGPSGAGKGTVSRLAAERLGWHYLDSGALYRAVGVAASWADLDVSDPAALVRCTFDTSVRFEEGAQGLRVIVDDVDATDELRLETTGALASAIAAIPEVRAALKERQRAFRRAPGLVADGRDMGTVIFPDAAYKVFLTASAGERAERRYKQLKEKGVSVTLDGLLREILARDARDAQRTVAPLRPADDAVLIDTTGLGIEDVVTRVLAIVTG; from the coding sequence ATGACCGAAGCCGCTCCCGTCCTCACCATCGATGGTCCCTCCGGGGCGGGCAAGGGCACGGTCAGCCGGCTGGCGGCCGAGCGCCTGGGCTGGCATTACCTGGATTCCGGCGCGCTGTACCGTGCCGTGGGCGTGGCGGCGAGCTGGGCGGACCTGGATGTGTCCGACCCGGCCGCCCTGGTCCGCTGCACCTTTGATACCTCGGTCCGCTTTGAGGAGGGGGCCCAGGGGCTGCGCGTGATCGTGGACGACGTGGACGCCACCGACGAACTGCGGCTGGAGACCACCGGCGCGCTGGCTTCGGCCATTGCCGCCATTCCGGAAGTCCGGGCGGCGCTGAAGGAGCGCCAGCGTGCTTTCCGGCGCGCGCCGGGCCTGGTGGCGGACGGCCGCGACATGGGCACGGTGATCTTTCCCGACGCCGCCTACAAGGTGTTCCTGACGGCCAGCGCCGGGGAGCGGGCCGAAAGGCGCTATAAGCAGTTGAAAGAAAAAGGGGTTTCCGTTACCTTAGACGGTCTGCTGCGCGAGATCCTGGCGCGCGACGCCCGTGACGCCCAACGCACGGTGGCGCCTTTGCGGCCGGCCGATGACGCCGTCCTCATCGACACCACCGGCCTGGGCATCGAAGACGTCGTGACCCGGGTTCTGGCGATCGTCACCGGTTGA
- the rpsA gene encoding 30S ribosomal protein S1, translated as MTESFAELFEQSQTQLAKLKPGAIVTGVVVEVRNDVVVINAGLKSEGIVPIEQFRNDAGEIDVGVGDEVKVALDSIENGFGETILSREKAKRAMVWDELEQALEKNETITGRISGKVKGGFTVDIKDVRAFLPGSLVDVRPVRDPGYLEGKELEFKLIKLDRKRNNVVVSRRAVVESEHSEEREQLMDKLQEGVVLKGVVKNLTDYGAFVDLGGIDGLLHITDMAWKRVRHPSEVVEVGQELDVRVLKYDRERNRVSLGLKQLGEDPWDNIARRYPANSRVFGKVSNVTDYGAFVEIEPGVEGLVHVSEMDWTNKNVNPSKVVQVGDEVEVMVLDVDEERRRISLGMKQVAANPWETFAATHKKNDKVSGQIKSITDFGIFIGLDGGIDGLVHLSDISWNTTGEDIVRNFKKGDTLEAVVLAVDPERERISLGVKQLEQDPFGQYMASHPKGSKVEGVVKEVDAKGATIELADGIEGYVSARDVANERVDDASQHLKVGDKVEAKFIGMDRKGRTLQLSIKAKDDAEMREVLEEYQSASGGTTTLGALLRAQLDGNKSE; from the coding sequence ATGACCGAATCATTTGCCGAACTGTTTGAACAGAGCCAGACCCAACTGGCCAAGCTGAAGCCGGGCGCCATCGTCACTGGCGTCGTTGTGGAAGTCCGCAACGACGTGGTGGTGATCAACGCCGGTCTGAAGTCCGAAGGCATCGTGCCTATCGAACAGTTCCGTAACGACGCCGGCGAAATCGACGTGGGCGTGGGCGACGAAGTAAAGGTGGCCCTCGACTCGATCGAGAACGGCTTTGGCGAAACCATCCTCTCGCGCGAGAAAGCCAAGCGCGCCATGGTGTGGGACGAGCTGGAGCAGGCGCTGGAAAAGAACGAAACCATCACCGGTCGCATCAGCGGCAAGGTCAAGGGTGGTTTCACCGTCGACATCAAGGACGTCCGCGCATTCCTGCCGGGTTCGCTGGTCGACGTGCGCCCCGTGCGCGACCCGGGCTACCTGGAAGGCAAGGAGCTGGAGTTCAAGCTCATCAAGCTGGATCGCAAGCGCAACAATGTCGTCGTCTCCCGCCGTGCGGTGGTTGAGAGCGAGCATTCGGAAGAGCGCGAGCAGCTGATGGACAAGCTGCAGGAAGGCGTGGTGCTGAAGGGTGTGGTCAAGAACCTCACCGACTACGGCGCGTTCGTCGACCTGGGCGGCATCGACGGCCTGCTGCACATCACCGACATGGCCTGGAAGCGCGTGCGCCATCCGTCCGAAGTCGTGGAAGTCGGCCAGGAGCTGGATGTCCGCGTGCTCAAGTACGACCGTGAGCGCAACCGCGTCTCGCTGGGCCTGAAGCAACTGGGCGAGGATCCGTGGGACAACATCGCCCGTCGCTACCCGGCCAACAGCCGCGTGTTCGGCAAGGTCTCCAACGTCACCGATTACGGCGCGTTCGTCGAAATCGAGCCGGGCGTGGAAGGCCTGGTCCACGTGTCCGAGATGGACTGGACCAACAAGAACGTCAACCCGTCCAAGGTCGTGCAGGTGGGTGACGAAGTCGAAGTGATGGTGCTGGACGTGGATGAAGAGCGTCGCCGTATCTCGCTGGGCATGAAGCAGGTTGCCGCCAATCCGTGGGAAACCTTCGCTGCCACCCACAAGAAGAACGACAAGGTGTCCGGTCAGATCAAGTCGATCACCGACTTCGGCATCTTCATCGGTCTGGACGGCGGCATCGACGGCCTGGTCCACCTGTCCGACATCAGCTGGAACACCACCGGCGAAGACATCGTGCGCAACTTCAAGAAGGGCGACACGCTGGAAGCCGTGGTGCTGGCCGTTGACCCGGAACGCGAGCGCATCAGCCTGGGCGTCAAGCAGCTGGAGCAGGATCCGTTCGGCCAGTACATGGCCTCGCATCCGAAGGGCTCGAAGGTTGAAGGCGTGGTCAAGGAAGTGGACGCCAAGGGCGCAACCATCGAATTGGCTGACGGCATCGAAGGTTATGTCTCGGCTCGTGACGTCGCCAATGAGCGCGTCGACGACGCCAGCCAGCACCTGAAGGTCGGCGACAAGGTCGAAGCCAAGTTCATCGGCATGGATCGCAAGGGCCGCACCCTGCAGCTGTCGATCAAGGCCAAGGACGACGCCGAGATGCGCGAAGTGCTGGAGGAATACCAGTCGGCTTCCGGTGGCACCACCACCCTGGGCGCGCTGCTGCGTGCACAGCTGGACGGCAACAAGTCCGAGTAA
- a CDS encoding integration host factor subunit beta — MTKSELIEILTRRQPHLKAEDVDLAVKSLLEMMAGSLAHGDRIEIRGFGSFSLHYRPPRMGRNPKTGDSVALPAKHVPHFKPGKELRERVSTVTPLEENVD; from the coding sequence ATGACCAAGTCCGAACTCATCGAAATCCTGACCCGCCGCCAGCCTCACCTGAAGGCCGAAGACGTCGATCTTGCCGTCAAGTCGCTGCTGGAAATGATGGCCGGCTCTCTGGCGCACGGTGACCGTATCGAAATCCGCGGCTTTGGCAGCTTCTCGCTGCACTATCGTCCGCCGCGCATGGGCCGCAATCCCAAGACCGGTGACTCGGTCGCTTTGCCGGCCAAGCACGTGCCGCACTTCAAGCCGGGCAAGGAGCTGCGCGAGCGCGTCAGCACCGTGACCCCGCTGGAAGAAAACGTCGACTGA
- a CDS encoding nucleoside-diphosphate sugar epimerase/dehydratase has protein sequence MNSWRDRFAAAWPRIFIAAHDLLMVWLCWQLLHYARYALLPQAPDYPVWSNEVAIVVTGQGLVFWWMGLYRGLWRFASLPDLWNIVKASALGFLAIMVGLFFYNRFGALPRTVLAFYPFALVMFLGMPRLLYRAWKDAQANRAQENASRVVILGAGRAGEALVRELRRTGVYYPVAFLDDAPRLQGTHLQGIPVLGKLDQAAAIARETAARMLVIAMPSLDAPSMQRVVAICESTGLPFRMVPRLTNVLDGHAMPGDLKEVAIEDLLGRKSVTPDWKLIRGWLGGRSVLVTGAGGSIGSELCRQCARHGAQRITLLEIDELALITTQAELKRSFPDLEVLTVLGNCGDPAVIRHALQRCEPDAVFHAAAYKQVPLLEEHLREAVGNNVLATETVARACREGSVDTFVLISTDKAVDPVNVLGATKRLAEMTSQALDDGRSGGTRFVTVRFGNVLDSAGSVVPLFREQIRKGGPVTVTDPEVTRYFMTIPEASQLILQAAAGAAHASIYTLDMGEPVPIRLLAEQMIRLAGKQVGRDVAIVYTGLRPGEKLHENLFYADENYRPTSHSKIMQAEPRGVAADFIELALQRLRAAHGRFDEEEMQEVLRIAVPEFSPLERDVEPASANIVVFPAREARRTR, from the coding sequence ATGAATTCATGGCGGGATCGGTTCGCAGCTGCATGGCCGCGGATTTTCATTGCCGCACATGACCTCCTGATGGTCTGGTTGTGCTGGCAGCTGCTGCACTACGCGCGCTATGCGCTGCTGCCGCAGGCTCCGGACTACCCGGTCTGGTCCAACGAAGTGGCGATCGTCGTCACCGGCCAGGGCCTGGTGTTCTGGTGGATGGGCCTGTATCGCGGCCTCTGGCGCTTCGCCAGCCTGCCGGACCTGTGGAATATCGTGAAGGCGTCCGCGCTGGGTTTCCTGGCGATCATGGTCGGCTTGTTCTTCTACAACCGCTTCGGCGCGCTGCCGCGCACGGTGCTGGCGTTCTATCCATTCGCCCTGGTGATGTTCCTGGGCATGCCGCGCCTGCTGTACCGCGCCTGGAAGGACGCCCAGGCCAACCGCGCCCAGGAAAACGCCTCGCGCGTGGTCATTCTTGGCGCCGGCCGGGCGGGTGAAGCGCTGGTGCGCGAGTTGCGCCGCACCGGGGTGTACTACCCGGTGGCGTTCCTGGATGACGCCCCGCGCCTGCAAGGCACGCACCTGCAAGGCATCCCGGTACTGGGCAAACTGGACCAGGCCGCCGCCATCGCCCGCGAAACCGCCGCGCGCATGCTGGTCATCGCCATGCCGTCGCTGGATGCGCCCAGCATGCAGCGGGTCGTGGCGATCTGCGAAAGCACCGGCCTGCCGTTCCGGATGGTGCCGCGCCTGACCAATGTGCTGGACGGCCACGCGATGCCCGGCGACCTCAAGGAAGTGGCCATCGAGGATTTGCTGGGTCGCAAGTCGGTCACGCCCGATTGGAAGCTGATTCGCGGCTGGTTGGGTGGCCGCAGCGTGCTGGTCACCGGCGCGGGTGGCTCCATCGGCTCCGAACTTTGCCGCCAGTGCGCGCGTCATGGCGCCCAGCGCATCACGCTGCTGGAAATCGACGAGCTGGCTCTGATCACCACCCAGGCCGAATTGAAGCGCTCGTTCCCCGACCTGGAAGTGTTGACCGTCCTGGGCAATTGCGGCGACCCGGCGGTGATTCGCCACGCCTTGCAGCGCTGCGAACCCGATGCCGTTTTCCATGCAGCCGCCTACAAGCAGGTGCCCCTGCTGGAAGAGCATCTGCGTGAGGCGGTGGGCAACAACGTATTGGCCACCGAGACCGTGGCCCGCGCCTGCCGCGAAGGCAGTGTCGACACCTTCGTGCTGATCTCCACGGACAAGGCGGTGGACCCGGTCAACGTGCTCGGCGCCACCAAGCGCCTGGCCGAGATGACCAGCCAGGCGCTGGATGATGGCCGTTCCGGCGGGACCCGATTCGTCACGGTGCGCTTCGGCAACGTGCTGGACTCGGCCGGCAGCGTGGTGCCGCTGTTCCGCGAGCAGATTCGCAAGGGCGGACCGGTGACGGTCACGGACCCGGAAGTGACCCGCTACTTCATGACCATTCCCGAGGCCAGCCAGTTGATTCTGCAGGCGGCGGCGGGCGCGGCCCATGCATCCATCTACACCCTCGACATGGGCGAGCCGGTGCCGATCCGCTTGCTGGCCGAGCAGATGATCCGCCTGGCGGGCAAGCAGGTGGGCCGCGATGTGGCCATCGTCTACACCGGCCTGCGCCCCGGCGAGAAGCTGCACGAGAATCTGTTCTACGCCGACGAGAACTACCGTCCCACCTCGCATTCCAAGATCATGCAGGCCGAGCCACGTGGGGTGGCGGCGGACTTCATCGAGCTGGCCCTGCAGCGCCTGCGCGCCGCCCATGGGCGCTTTGACGAGGAAGAAATGCAGGAAGTACTGCGGATCGCCGTGCCGGAGTTCTCGCCGCTTGAACGCGACGTTGAACCTGCCTCGGCTAACATCGTGGTCTTCCCCGCACGCGAAGCCCGCAGGACACGATGA
- a CDS encoding acetyl-CoA C-acyltransferase, whose protein sequence is MSKQIQEAYIVAATRTPVGKAPKGVFRNTRPDDMLAHVLKSVVAQAPGIDLGRIDDAIIGCAMPEGEQGMNVARIGVLLAGLPNTIAAQTINRFCSSGLQAVALAADQIRLGNADLMLAGGTESMSMVPMMGNKVALSPSVFKDDHVAIAYGMGITAEKVAEEWKISREQQDAFALASHQKALAAIAAGEFKSEISPYEVRSHQPDLAGNTIRLRSLLVENDEGPRADTSLEGLGKLRPVFRNGQFGGSVTAGNSSQMSDGAGAVLLASEQAIKDYGLTPLARFVSFSVAGVRPEVMGIGPIAAIPKALKQAGLTKDQLDWIELNEAFAAQALAVIRDSELDPGKINPLGGAIALGHPLGATGAVRTATLVHGLRRRQLKYGMVTMCIGTGMGAAGIFEAL, encoded by the coding sequence ATGAGCAAGCAAATCCAAGAAGCCTACATCGTCGCCGCCACCCGTACCCCGGTCGGCAAGGCCCCGAAGGGCGTGTTCCGCAATACCCGTCCTGACGACATGCTCGCGCATGTGCTGAAGTCGGTGGTGGCGCAGGCGCCGGGCATCGACCTGGGCCGGATCGACGACGCCATCATTGGCTGCGCCATGCCCGAGGGCGAGCAAGGCATGAATGTGGCGCGCATTGGCGTGCTGCTGGCCGGCCTGCCCAACACCATCGCCGCACAGACCATCAACCGCTTCTGCTCCTCCGGCCTGCAGGCCGTGGCGCTGGCCGCGGATCAGATCCGCCTGGGCAATGCCGACCTGATGCTGGCCGGCGGCACCGAGTCGATGTCGATGGTGCCGATGATGGGCAACAAGGTCGCGCTGTCGCCGTCGGTGTTCAAGGACGACCACGTCGCCATCGCCTACGGTATGGGCATCACCGCCGAGAAGGTCGCCGAGGAATGGAAGATCTCGCGCGAGCAGCAGGATGCCTTCGCCCTCGCCTCGCACCAGAAGGCGCTGGCCGCGATCGCCGCCGGTGAATTCAAGTCCGAAATCTCGCCGTATGAAGTGCGCTCGCACCAGCCCGACCTGGCCGGCAACACCATCCGCCTGCGCTCACTGCTGGTCGAGAACGACGAAGGCCCGCGCGCCGATACCTCGCTGGAAGGCCTGGGCAAACTGCGCCCGGTGTTCCGCAACGGCCAGTTTGGCGGCAGCGTCACCGCTGGCAACTCCTCGCAGATGAGCGACGGCGCCGGCGCGGTGCTGTTGGCTTCGGAGCAGGCGATCAAGGACTACGGCCTGACCCCGTTGGCGCGCTTCGTCAGCTTCTCGGTGGCCGGCGTGCGTCCGGAAGTGATGGGCATCGGCCCGATCGCCGCGATTCCCAAGGCGCTCAAGCAGGCCGGACTGACCAAGGATCAGCTGGACTGGATCGAGCTCAACGAAGCCTTTGCCGCGCAGGCCCTGGCGGTCATCCGCGACAGCGAGCTGGACCCGGGCAAGATCAATCCGCTTGGCGGCGCCATCGCCCTGGGCCATCCGCTCGGCGCAACCGGCGCGGTACGCACCGCGACCCTGGTGCACGGCCTGCGCCGCCGCCAGTTGAAGTACGGCATGGTGACCATGTGCATCGGCACCGGCATGGGCGCGGCAGGCATCTTCGAAGCGCTGTAA
- a CDS encoding lipopolysaccharide assembly protein LapA domain-containing protein, translated as MNTVRLIIALLFLAIGLIVGVLNTQPIVLKLLFTDIPTSSGVAIILSLLFGVIIGGLIVMATMVLPLYAKLRKASRPAPSAPAAPPVVPPSTPGPGL; from the coding sequence ATGAACACTGTCCGCCTGATCATCGCTTTGTTGTTCCTGGCCATCGGCCTGATCGTGGGTGTACTCAACACCCAGCCCATCGTTCTCAAACTGCTGTTTACCGACATCCCGACTTCGTCCGGGGTGGCCATTATTCTTTCGCTGCTGTTCGGCGTGATCATCGGTGGCCTGATCGTCATGGCCACCATGGTGCTGCCGCTCTACGCCAAGCTGCGCAAAGCGTCGCGTCCGGCGCCCAGTGCGCCCGCCGCGCCTCCAGTGGTCCCGCCGTCGACGCCGGGCCCGGGACTCTGA
- the galU gene encoding UTP--glucose-1-phosphate uridylyltransferase GalU: protein MTRRIRKAVFPVAGLGTRFLPATKTVPKEMLPIIDRPLIQYAVDEAIEAGCDTLIFVTNRYKHAVADYFDKAYELEQKLERAGKHEQLELVRNVLPEGVRAVFVTQAEALGLGHAVLCAKPIVGDEPFAVVLPDDLIWNRGPGALKQMADAAEATGASMIAVQDVAPEQTASYGIVATDAFAGRSGRINRIVEKPAPEVAPSNLAVVGRYVLDGSIFDLLENTTPGAGGEIQLTDAIETLLGQKPVHAYRFQGTRFDCGTHIGLIEATIRYALDHEKLSDAARDMMQSALSELGVTDLE from the coding sequence ATGACCCGACGCATTCGAAAGGCTGTATTCCCCGTTGCCGGCCTCGGCACGCGTTTTCTCCCCGCCACCAAGACCGTGCCCAAGGAAATGCTGCCGATCATCGATCGGCCGCTGATCCAGTACGCCGTGGATGAGGCCATCGAGGCCGGTTGCGATACGTTGATCTTCGTGACCAACCGTTACAAGCATGCGGTGGCCGACTACTTCGACAAGGCCTACGAGCTGGAACAGAAGCTCGAGCGGGCCGGCAAGCACGAGCAGTTGGAACTGGTGCGCAACGTGCTGCCCGAGGGCGTGCGTGCGGTGTTCGTCACCCAAGCCGAAGCCCTGGGGCTGGGCCATGCGGTCCTGTGCGCCAAGCCGATCGTGGGCGATGAACCCTTCGCGGTCGTCCTGCCTGACGATTTGATCTGGAATCGCGGCCCCGGTGCACTCAAGCAGATGGCCGATGCCGCCGAAGCCACTGGCGCCAGCATGATTGCGGTGCAGGACGTGGCGCCGGAACAGACCGCCAGCTACGGCATCGTGGCGACCGACGCGTTTGCCGGGCGCTCGGGCCGCATCAATCGCATCGTCGAAAAACCCGCCCCGGAAGTCGCGCCCAGCAATCTGGCCGTGGTCGGTCGCTATGTGCTGGACGGCAGCATTTTCGACCTGCTCGAGAACACCACGCCCGGAGCCGGCGGCGAGATTCAGCTGACCGACGCCATCGAAACGTTGCTGGGCCAGAAGCCGGTGCATGCCTACCGCTTCCAGGGCACGCGCTTCGATTGCGGTACCCATATCGGCTTGATCGAAGCCACCATCCGCTATGCGCTGGACCATGAAAAGCTCAGCGACGCCGCCCGCGACATGATGCAGAGCGCCCTCAGCGAACTGGGCGTGACTGACCTGGAGTAG
- a CDS encoding tRNA-binding protein, whose translation MNESISWADFEKVHLCAGTVLRVEEFPEARKPAWKLWVDFGPHGVRKTSAQVRALYEADDLIGRQIVGVINFPPKQVGPFVSEFLLTGFPTDEGVVITTLERAVPNGTRLA comes from the coding sequence GTGAACGAGTCGATCAGCTGGGCGGACTTCGAGAAAGTCCACCTGTGTGCCGGTACCGTGCTGCGGGTGGAAGAATTTCCCGAGGCGCGCAAGCCGGCCTGGAAGCTGTGGGTCGATTTCGGGCCGCATGGGGTCCGCAAGACCAGCGCCCAGGTGCGCGCGCTGTATGAAGCGGACGACTTGATCGGCCGGCAGATCGTCGGCGTAATCAATTTCCCGCCCAAACAGGTGGGGCCGTTTGTCTCGGAATTCCTGTTGACCGGGTTTCCCACCGACGAGGGCGTGGTCATCACCACGCTCGAGCGGGCCGTGCCGAATGGAACGCGGCTGGCCTGA
- the lapB gene encoding lipopolysaccharide assembly protein LapB, translating into MEFLNEWFWFFLFLPLAALTGWIIGRRGGQRHGDTQVSRLSSTYFRGLNYLLNEQPDKAIELFLHIAELDKETFETQVALGHLFRRRGEVDRAIRLHQGLVQRPDLNDQQKVQALLALGEDYMRSGLLDRAETVFTDLARIDQRAPQALKHLIGIYQAERDWEKAIDNAMRFEEVTGEPMGKLVAQFECELADRYRAANDLTSARAAIARAYQADAGCVRAGILEGRLESDDGNHEAAIRAFERAARHDPDYLPELLPGLLAAYDKVGDVSGARAFLSEMSEHYRGIAPVLALTRLVEGQDGVAAARAYLARQLKDRPSVRGEAALIDLTLAEGADATATLQDLKHITDQLLVRNPSYRCTRCGFGARTHHWQCPSCKEWGTIKPLLNYAVV; encoded by the coding sequence ATGGAATTCCTCAACGAGTGGTTCTGGTTCTTCCTGTTCCTGCCACTGGCGGCACTGACCGGCTGGATCATTGGTCGTCGCGGTGGCCAGCGCCATGGCGATACCCAGGTGAGCCGGCTGTCCAGCACCTACTTCCGCGGCTTGAACTACCTGCTCAACGAGCAGCCGGACAAGGCGATCGAGCTGTTCCTGCACATTGCCGAGTTGGACAAGGAAACCTTTGAAACCCAGGTGGCGCTGGGACACCTGTTCCGTCGCCGCGGCGAAGTGGATCGCGCCATCCGCCTGCATCAGGGCCTGGTGCAGCGGCCAGACCTCAATGACCAGCAGAAGGTGCAGGCGCTGCTGGCACTGGGCGAGGACTACATGCGCTCGGGCCTGCTGGATCGTGCCGAAACCGTATTTACCGATCTGGCCCGCATCGACCAGCGTGCGCCGCAGGCACTCAAGCACCTGATCGGCATCTACCAGGCCGAACGCGACTGGGAAAAGGCCATCGACAACGCGATGCGCTTCGAGGAAGTCACTGGTGAGCCGATGGGCAAACTGGTGGCGCAGTTCGAATGCGAGCTCGCCGACCGCTACCGCGCCGCCAATGACCTGACCTCGGCACGCGCGGCCATCGCCCGTGCCTACCAGGCTGACGCCGGCTGTGTGCGCGCCGGCATTCTGGAAGGGCGGCTGGAATCGGACGATGGCAACCATGAAGCCGCCATCCGCGCCTTCGAACGCGCGGCGCGCCACGACCCCGATTACCTGCCGGAGCTGTTGCCCGGGCTGCTGGCCGCGTACGACAAGGTCGGCGATGTCTCCGGCGCACGCGCCTTCCTGTCTGAAATGAGCGAGCACTATCGGGGTATCGCCCCGGTGCTGGCGCTGACCCGCCTGGTCGAAGGCCAGGATGGGGTGGCCGCGGCCCGCGCGTACCTGGCGCGCCAACTCAAGGACCGACCCTCGGTGCGTGGCGAAGCGGCCCTGATTGATCTGACCCTGGCCGAAGGCGCCGACGCCACTGCCACGCTGCAGGACCTCAAGCACATCACCGACCAGTTGCTGGTGCGCAATCCCAGTTACCGCTGCACCCGCTGCGGATTCGGCGCACGCACCCACCACTGGCAGTGCCCAAGCTGCAAGGAGTGGGGCACCATCAAGCCGCTCCTGAACTACGCGGTGGTCTAG
- a CDS encoding glycosyltransferase family 4 protein, which translates to MGQALPWLALHFCIAAVGTWLARRYALRRQLLDAPGERRSHSVATPRGGGIAIVASLLVAACWLGWHAPEQRLMFASFAVGLVLVAGVGWWDDHRPLSPWWRLAVHALAATLLAWTCWHASGWLPAVVAWLAVMALVNIWNFMDGIDGIASTQAALSALAFLFVLAGPWAWLAGALFAACLGFLPFNFPRARIFLGDVGSGALGYALAGLLAVASMAAQPVWLLILPMLPFLVDAGFTLASRILRGDRWWTPHVGHVYQQAARRFGHVAVTLAYLVISFVTLSLTVCMSNGGDEAVQLALIGSCFAVTLALWGWARKGLSHVESRSRDE; encoded by the coding sequence GTGGGGCAGGCACTTCCCTGGCTGGCGTTGCATTTCTGCATCGCCGCAGTCGGGACATGGCTGGCACGACGCTACGCCTTGCGTCGGCAACTTCTGGACGCACCCGGCGAGCGCCGCAGCCACAGCGTGGCGACACCGCGTGGCGGGGGCATCGCCATCGTTGCATCGCTGCTGGTAGCGGCCTGCTGGCTGGGCTGGCACGCACCGGAACAGCGGCTGATGTTCGCCAGCTTTGCCGTGGGCCTGGTGCTGGTGGCTGGGGTGGGCTGGTGGGATGACCACCGGCCGCTGTCCCCCTGGTGGCGCCTGGCCGTGCATGCGTTGGCGGCGACGTTGCTGGCGTGGACGTGCTGGCACGCCTCGGGCTGGCTCCCTGCCGTCGTGGCCTGGCTTGCTGTCATGGCCTTGGTGAACATCTGGAATTTCATGGATGGCATCGATGGCATCGCCTCCACCCAGGCGGCGCTGAGCGCCTTGGCGTTCCTGTTTGTTCTCGCCGGGCCGTGGGCCTGGCTGGCCGGCGCCCTGTTCGCGGCTTGCCTGGGCTTCCTGCCATTCAATTTTCCGCGCGCGCGGATTTTCCTGGGCGATGTGGGCAGCGGGGCCTTGGGCTACGCGCTGGCCGGGCTGTTGGCGGTGGCGTCGATGGCGGCACAGCCGGTCTGGCTGCTGATCCTGCCGATGCTGCCGTTCCTCGTAGACGCAGGCTTCACGTTGGCTTCGCGCATCCTGCGCGGGGACCGTTGGTGGACCCCGCATGTGGGGCATGTCTATCAGCAGGCCGCGCGCCGTTTTGGCCACGTCGCGGTTACGTTGGCTTACCTTGTGATAAGTTTCGTTACGCTCTCGTTAACTGTCTGCATGTCTAATGGGGGGGATGAGGCGGTCCAGCTCGCCTTGATCGGCAGCTGTTTCGCCGTAACACTTGCGCTGTGGGGATGGGCGCGCAAGGGACTGTCGCACGTAGAGTCAAGGAGTCGAGACGAATGA